One stretch of Lysobacter sp. KIS68-7 DNA includes these proteins:
- a CDS encoding exodeoxyribonuclease VII small subunit, which translates to MPRPSESQASPVADFEASLDQLEQLVEKMEHGEMSLEESLAAYERGVGLYRKCQTALEQAELRVRLLSDPEQPDNAEPFGAPAADA; encoded by the coding sequence ATGCCGCGCCCCTCCGAATCCCAAGCCTCCCCGGTCGCCGATTTCGAAGCCTCCCTCGACCAACTCGAACAGTTGGTGGAGAAAATGGAACACGGCGAAATGAGCCTCGAAGAATCGCTCGCCGCCTACGAACGCGGCGTCGGCCTCTACCGCAAATGCCAGACCGCCCTGGAACAGGCCGAACTGCGCGTGCGCCTGCTCAGTGACCCGGAACAACCGGACAACGCCGAACCCTTCGGCGCCCCGGCCGCGGATGCCTGA
- a CDS encoding farnesyl diphosphate synthase, whose protein sequence is MPDFDFGPWRTRVDAALSAALPDPATSPQRLHGAMRHAVLLGGKRMRPLLVYATGTAFGADAATLDAPAVAVELIHAYSLVHDDLPAMDDDALRRGQPTVHVAFDEATAILAGDALQSLAFEVLAHAPVDAQARVSMLGELATASGVRGMCGGQALDIDATGGAMLALEALQRLHAMKTGALLRSAVRMGAMAAHCDADTRARLDTFADALGLAFQVRDDLLDVEGDSASLGKTAGKDAAQGKSTFPALLGVDATRERLRTLADTMRDALAPFGARTDALAALGRAAVERTH, encoded by the coding sequence ATGCCTGATTTCGATTTCGGGCCGTGGCGCACGCGCGTGGACGCGGCGCTCTCGGCCGCGCTGCCCGACCCCGCCACGTCCCCGCAACGCCTGCACGGCGCGATGCGCCATGCGGTGCTGCTCGGCGGCAAGCGCATGCGGCCCTTGCTCGTGTATGCCACCGGCACCGCGTTCGGCGCGGATGCCGCGACGCTCGACGCACCCGCCGTCGCCGTCGAACTCATCCACGCCTACTCGCTCGTCCACGACGACCTGCCCGCGATGGACGACGACGCATTACGTCGCGGCCAGCCCACCGTGCACGTCGCCTTCGATGAAGCCACCGCGATCCTCGCCGGCGACGCATTGCAGTCGCTCGCCTTTGAAGTCCTTGCGCACGCGCCCGTCGATGCGCAGGCGCGCGTGTCGATGCTCGGTGAACTCGCGACCGCCAGCGGCGTGCGCGGTATGTGTGGCGGCCAGGCGCTCGACATCGATGCGACCGGCGGCGCCATGCTTGCGCTCGAAGCCTTGCAACGATTGCATGCGATGAAGACCGGCGCCTTGCTGCGTTCGGCCGTGCGCATGGGCGCGATGGCCGCGCATTGCGACGCCGACACGCGCGCCCGCCTGGACACCTTCGCCGATGCACTCGGCCTCGCCTTCCAGGTTCGCGACGATTTGCTCGATGTCGAAGGCGACAGCGCCTCGCTCGGCAAAACCGCAGGCAAAGATGCCGCGCAAGGGAAATCCACATTTCCTGCGCTCCTCGGCGTGGACGCCACGCGCGAACGCCTGCGCACCCTCGCCGACACCATGCGCGACGCACTCGCCCCTTTCGGTGCGCGCACCGATGCCCTCGCCGCGCTCGGTCGCGCGGCCGTGGAAAGGACGCACTGA
- a CDS encoding CHASE2 domain-containing protein, whose protein sequence is MARRRRTRTLLTVIDAWMAASAHAFIEFWGRVERSYKRPLAWIALRMRFAFYPLLALGAVAWLVYDWTGARSLAAAEDAVFDQVIKSRPIEPAASKRVVVVEIDDCSIAWFASRGEGGWPWSRGRHADLLDALDRAGIAAVGYDVMFDDTSSKDPIADATLDAMAAGGEGRFVFGASRQHSDFDTTSIAIPASRAPGAFPLEANPERPGPRMALQLPYGAAMQRYAGLLDITRSVDGVLRDMPLYERAGDWGVPSLALRVAAYDMKQPLASFPASVRINWRSDTRLPYVSAANLIEGKPVCRSEDASTPTLKNSIAIIGYTASGLNDAKPTPVNPLMPGVEVQAEAVAALVDHSAIWLPPASLKYILAGILVVLTAFAFWRGEPATDIDSIFVATNLLLIVLAYAGLTFFGAFFDIYASIGFVSLCFGLCRTYAGVQRGRATGNNDFLREFDPEQDRWLVFARLRFVPYPSLDEHAAARRRREYHRRLRRFLYAGSEAVMLEGVVERKSWLHETLDDLMVLVWRGEDREAAAARSRRDLDALYRHLNEADDRLDDDGTVKVCVIAAEIDDDIEGAYGERMRLREALGHALDLSGEWPLSAENPLLQGSEPQAGASACESTESS, encoded by the coding sequence ATGGCCCGTCGCCGTCGCACGCGCACGCTGCTGACGGTGATCGATGCCTGGATGGCGGCGTCGGCGCACGCCTTCATCGAATTCTGGGGACGCGTCGAGCGCAGTTACAAACGGCCGCTCGCGTGGATCGCGCTGCGCATGCGCTTCGCGTTCTATCCGTTGCTCGCGTTGGGCGCGGTGGCGTGGCTGGTGTACGACTGGACCGGCGCGCGTTCGCTGGCGGCGGCCGAAGACGCGGTGTTCGACCAGGTGATCAAGAGCCGCCCCATCGAACCGGCTGCGTCCAAGCGCGTGGTGGTAGTGGAGATCGACGATTGCTCGATCGCATGGTTCGCATCACGCGGTGAAGGCGGTTGGCCCTGGAGCCGCGGGCGCCACGCCGACCTGCTCGACGCACTCGATCGCGCGGGCATCGCCGCAGTCGGCTACGACGTCATGTTCGACGACACGTCTTCGAAAGACCCCATCGCCGACGCGACCCTGGATGCGATGGCCGCAGGCGGCGAAGGTCGCTTCGTCTTCGGCGCTTCGCGCCAGCATTCGGATTTCGATACCACGTCGATCGCGATCCCCGCCTCACGCGCGCCAGGCGCCTTTCCCCTCGAGGCGAACCCGGAACGCCCGGGCCCGCGCATGGCCTTGCAGCTGCCCTACGGTGCAGCGATGCAACGCTACGCCGGATTGCTCGACATCACCCGGTCCGTCGATGGCGTGCTGCGCGACATGCCACTGTACGAACGCGCAGGCGACTGGGGCGTGCCTTCGCTCGCGCTACGCGTGGCGGCGTACGACATGAAGCAGCCGCTGGCCTCGTTCCCCGCCTCGGTGCGCATCAACTGGCGTTCGGATACGCGCCTGCCCTACGTCAGCGCCGCGAACCTGATCGAAGGCAAGCCGGTCTGCCGCAGCGAGGATGCAAGCACGCCGACGCTGAAGAACAGCATCGCGATCATCGGCTACACCGCATCCGGCCTCAACGACGCCAAGCCCACGCCGGTGAACCCGCTCATGCCCGGCGTGGAAGTGCAGGCCGAAGCCGTCGCCGCGCTCGTCGACCACAGCGCGATCTGGCTGCCGCCCGCATCGCTGAAATACATCCTCGCTGGCATCCTCGTCGTCCTCACCGCCTTCGCGTTCTGGCGCGGCGAGCCCGCGACCGACATCGACTCGATCTTCGTCGCCACCAACCTGCTGCTGATCGTCCTCGCCTACGCAGGCCTGACGTTCTTCGGCGCCTTCTTCGACATCTACGCAAGCATCGGCTTTGTCAGCCTCTGCTTCGGCCTGTGCCGCACGTATGCGGGCGTGCAGCGCGGGCGTGCCACCGGCAACAACGACTTCCTGCGCGAGTTCGATCCCGAGCAGGATCGCTGGCTCGTATTCGCGCGCCTGCGCTTCGTGCCGTATCCCTCGCTGGACGAACACGCCGCTGCGCGACGCCGTCGCGAATACCACCGTCGCTTGCGCCGTTTCCTCTACGCCGGTTCCGAGGCGGTGATGCTCGAAGGCGTCGTCGAACGCAAGAGCTGGCTGCACGAAACACTCGACGATTTGATGGTGCTGGTGTGGCGCGGCGAAGATCGCGAAGCGGCCGCCGCGCGCTCGCGCCGTGACCTCGATGCGCTGTACAGACATCTGAATGAGGCCGACGATCGCCTCGACGACGACGGCACCGTCAAAGTGTGCGTGATCGCCGCCGAAATCGACGACGACATCGAGGGTGCCTACGGCGAGCGGATGCGCTTGCGCGAAGCGCTCGGCCATGCCCTGGATCTGTCGGGAGAATGGCCGCTTTCCGCGGAAAATCCGTTATTGCAGGGGAGCGAGCCACAGGCCGGAGCTTCTGCATGCGAGTCCACCGAATCCTCCTGA
- a CDS encoding M48 family metalloprotease: MRVHRILLTGAVACACTVAIAAGQTPATVHKPDVEVHAAPDFQSPTVTKLAQNAKVDVTGQKGLWFEVATPDGKKGYVRVNDVRMEYATKAGGNANALFTGQAGKGRVSETAGVRGIDESDLQGAGYDAAQFAQLEANRVSPESASADANAKGHHAKQVALAGEFKPVADAKPKATQAEKKGGFALARGLMSAVGLGAPAPAESAMDVAEASQGKSEAEQSAEEAALGPEIAGRVLGAAHLWDNAEAQARVNRVGRWMASQTSRPELPWSFGVIDTPEINAFAAPGGYILITRGMYELLGEDDEVAAVIGHELSHVVQRDHYNVIQKQEQQSAIQSAASSNVSVGGGIAGSMAKAYVEKHGATIMLTSLDRDAEYRADQAAEVYLARSGYDPLALYAVLQKMTALGSQSGNLAALYKTHPPLKDRLDRLDRSGVAGAGR, translated from the coding sequence ATGCGAGTCCACCGAATCCTCCTGACGGGCGCTGTCGCATGCGCCTGCACCGTGGCCATCGCCGCGGGACAGACACCCGCCACCGTGCACAAACCCGACGTGGAAGTGCACGCCGCGCCCGACTTCCAGTCGCCCACCGTGACGAAGCTCGCGCAGAACGCGAAGGTCGATGTCACCGGGCAGAAAGGCTTGTGGTTCGAAGTCGCAACGCCGGATGGCAAGAAGGGCTACGTGCGCGTCAACGATGTGCGCATGGAGTACGCGACGAAGGCAGGCGGCAACGCGAACGCGCTGTTCACAGGCCAGGCGGGCAAGGGCCGCGTGTCGGAAACCGCGGGCGTGCGCGGCATCGACGAAAGCGATCTGCAGGGCGCCGGTTACGACGCCGCGCAGTTCGCGCAGCTCGAAGCCAATCGTGTCTCGCCGGAGTCGGCATCGGCCGATGCCAATGCGAAGGGCCACCACGCGAAACAAGTCGCGCTCGCCGGCGAGTTCAAACCCGTCGCGGATGCGAAACCGAAGGCGACGCAGGCGGAGAAGAAAGGCGGCTTCGCACTCGCACGCGGACTGATGTCCGCGGTGGGCCTGGGCGCACCGGCGCCGGCGGAATCGGCGATGGACGTCGCCGAAGCCTCGCAAGGCAAGTCGGAAGCCGAGCAGTCCGCGGAAGAAGCGGCGCTGGGTCCGGAAATCGCAGGGCGCGTGCTCGGCGCGGCGCACCTGTGGGACAACGCCGAAGCGCAGGCGCGCGTGAACCGCGTCGGCCGCTGGATGGCCTCGCAAACTTCGCGCCCCGAGCTGCCGTGGAGCTTCGGCGTGATCGACACACCGGAGATCAACGCCTTCGCGGCGCCCGGCGGATACATCCTGATCACGCGCGGCATGTACGAATTGCTCGGCGAAGACGACGAAGTCGCCGCCGTCATCGGACACGAACTGAGCCACGTCGTGCAGCGCGACCACTACAACGTGATCCAGAAGCAGGAACAGCAATCGGCGATCCAGTCGGCGGCTTCGTCCAACGTGTCCGTCGGCGGCGGCATCGCCGGCAGCATGGCCAAGGCCTACGTCGAGAAACATGGCGCCACGATCATGCTGACCAGCCTGGACCGCGACGCGGAGTACCGCGCCGACCAGGCCGCCGAGGTCTACCTGGCGCGCTCCGGCTACGACCCGCTCGCGCTGTATGCCGTGCTGCAGAAGATGACGGCGCTCGGCAGCCAGTCGGGCAACCTCGCCGCCTTGTACAAGACGCATCCGCCGCTCAAGGATCGCCTCGATCGCCTGGATCGGAGCGGGGTTGCCGGCGCGGGACGCTGA
- a CDS encoding DUF4870 domain-containing protein, whose amino-acid sequence MNDIDPTNASASGISAEERQWAMFAHLSALLGLVIPFGHLLGPLVIWLMKKETMPFVDQQAKEALNFQITVSIALMVAAILIIVVIGIALLPLIGIAAIVLAIMAAIKANEGVAYRYPFTLRLIN is encoded by the coding sequence ATGAACGACATCGATCCGACCAACGCTTCTGCTTCCGGCATCTCCGCCGAAGAACGCCAGTGGGCCATGTTCGCCCACCTCTCCGCGCTCCTCGGCCTCGTCATTCCCTTCGGCCACCTGCTCGGCCCGCTTGTGATCTGGCTGATGAAGAAGGAAACCATGCCCTTCGTCGACCAGCAGGCCAAGGAAGCGCTGAATTTCCAGATCACGGTGTCGATTGCCCTGATGGTCGCGGCGATCCTGATCATCGTGGTGATCGGCATCGCGCTGTTGCCCCTGATCGGTATTGCGGCGATCGTGTTGGCGATCATGGCCGCGATCAAGGCGAACGAAGGCGTGGCCTACCGCTATCCGTTCACGCTGCGCCTGATCAACTGA
- the pmbA gene encoding metalloprotease PmbA: MSTSSAGPLSADDSLTRLDVLEGIAAQLLDRCRAAGATQSEVSASQEHGLNVNVRMGAVDTVESTRDRGIAVTVYFGKRKGSASTADLREESLASTVEQACAIARHTEDDPAAGLADPDLMARELHEFDSWHPWDMDADRAVDIALACEQAGRDADARIENSDGASVGSSASMSVYANSHGFIGRERSTQHTIGCALIAGRGDAMQRDGWYSTAIAAGDLEQASAIGRHAAVRAASRLQPRSVATGEVPVLFASEVARSLIGHLLGAVSGGALYRRASFLVDSVGTQLFPTWFGIHENPFLPRGFRSSSFDSEGVATRASSLIEQGVLQRYVLGSYSARKLGLQTTANAGGVHNLEIPANAGDFDALVGGMQRGLLVTELMGQGVNAVTGDYSRGAAGFWVENGKIEYPVDAITIAGNLKAIFQAIEAVGTDVDPRSHIRVGSILVGRMTVAGE, encoded by the coding sequence CTGTCGACGTCTTCCGCCGGCCCCCTGTCGGCCGACGACAGCCTCACCCGGCTTGACGTGCTGGAAGGCATCGCCGCCCAGCTGCTGGACCGCTGCCGTGCCGCCGGTGCCACCCAGTCCGAGGTCTCGGCCTCGCAGGAGCACGGCCTCAACGTCAACGTGCGGATGGGCGCGGTGGACACCGTGGAGTCCACGCGCGACCGCGGTATCGCGGTGACGGTGTACTTCGGCAAGCGCAAGGGCAGCGCGAGCACGGCGGACCTGCGCGAAGAGAGCCTGGCCTCCACGGTCGAGCAGGCCTGTGCCATCGCCCGTCACACCGAGGACGACCCGGCCGCGGGCCTGGCGGACCCGGACCTCATGGCGCGTGAGCTGCACGAATTCGACTCCTGGCATCCGTGGGACATGGACGCCGACCGCGCGGTCGACATCGCGCTGGCCTGCGAACAGGCCGGCCGCGATGCGGACGCGCGCATCGAGAACAGCGACGGTGCCTCGGTCGGCAGCAGCGCGTCGATGAGCGTCTATGCGAATTCGCACGGCTTCATCGGCCGCGAACGCAGCACGCAGCACACGATCGGATGCGCGCTGATCGCCGGTCGCGGCGATGCGATGCAGCGCGATGGGTGGTACAGCACGGCGATCGCGGCTGGCGACCTCGAGCAGGCGTCGGCGATCGGCCGCCACGCGGCGGTGCGCGCCGCCTCGCGCCTGCAGCCGCGTTCGGTGGCGACGGGCGAGGTGCCGGTGCTGTTCGCTTCGGAAGTCGCACGTTCGCTGATCGGGCACCTGCTCGGTGCGGTGTCCGGCGGTGCGTTGTACCGGCGCGCGAGCTTCCTCGTCGATTCGGTCGGCACGCAGCTGTTCCCGACGTGGTTCGGCATCCACGAGAATCCCTTCCTCCCGCGCGGCTTCCGCTCTTCGTCCTTCGATTCGGAAGGCGTGGCCACGCGTGCCTCATCGTTGATCGAGCAAGGCGTACTGCAGCGCTACGTGCTCGGCAGTTATTCGGCGCGCAAGCTCGGCTTGCAGACCACGGCGAACGCCGGCGGCGTGCATAACCTGGAAATCCCGGCGAACGCGGGCGATTTCGATGCGCTCGTCGGCGGGATGCAGCGCGGCCTGCTGGTCACCGAACTGATGGGGCAGGGCGTGAACGCGGTGACGGGCGATTACTCGCGTGGCGCAGCCGGCTTCTGGGTGGAGAACGGGAAGATCGAATATCCCGTCGACGCGATCACGATCGCGGGCAACCTCAAGGCGATCTTCCAGGCCATCGAAGCGGTGGGCACGGATGTCGATCCGCGCTCGCACATCCGCGTCGGTTCGATCCTCGTCGGGCGCATGACGGTCGCGGGCGAATGA
- the yjgA gene encoding ribosome biogenesis factor YjgA, translating to MRGRDEETGEFHSPSRSEQRRAALDVLELGGKLAVLSDAQLSKLPIPEHLLPHILETRRITSHIAHKRQLQFLAKQMRREDEETLDALRDALDEKGDAARREVAAMHRVEAWRDRLIDDGDDALAAFLEEYPEADRQRLRQLVRNAIEERNRNKPPRAYREIFQVVRAVMDAEMEAADEADDGEDFDER from the coding sequence ATGCGCGGAAGGGACGAGGAGACCGGCGAGTTCCACAGCCCCAGTCGGAGCGAACAGCGCCGCGCGGCGCTGGACGTGCTGGAACTGGGCGGAAAGCTGGCCGTGCTCAGCGATGCGCAGCTGTCGAAGCTGCCCATCCCCGAACACCTGCTGCCGCACATCCTGGAAACGCGGCGCATCACCTCGCACATCGCGCACAAGCGCCAGTTGCAGTTCCTCGCCAAGCAGATGCGGCGCGAGGACGAGGAAACGCTGGATGCGTTGCGCGATGCGCTCGATGAAAAGGGCGACGCGGCGCGGCGTGAAGTGGCGGCGATGCATCGCGTGGAGGCCTGGCGCGATCGCCTGATCGACGACGGCGACGACGCGCTCGCGGCTTTCCTCGAGGAATACCCCGAAGCGGACCGCCAGCGCCTGCGCCAGCTCGTGCGCAACGCGATCGAGGAACGCAACCGCAACAAGCCGCCGCGCGCGTACCGCGAGATCTTCCAGGTCGTGCGCGCGGTGATGGACGCCGAGATGGAAGCGGCCGACGAGGCCGACGACGGCGAGGACTTCGACGAGCGCTGA
- the tldD gene encoding metalloprotease TldD produces MTLPIRLAESRLLVPAGLATSHLDAAFGALLGPGIDFGDLYFQHARRESWTVEDGIVKDGAHSIEQGVGVRAISGEKTGFAYSDEIDTAALIEASKSARAIARDGSATMPRALVPGSGRALYAPEDPIDALGNEAKVEALRAIDRMLRAADPRVQQVMVSLAGGVDTVLVARSDGVLAADVRPLVRLNVQVIVEQNGRRESGYAGGGGRYSYAELLSNGRPEQFAREALRQALVNLEAVDAPAGVMPVVLGSGWPGVLLHEAVGHGLEGDFNRKGTSTYAGRMGQRVASPGVTIVDDGTLPGRRGSLNVDDEGTPTACTTLIEDGVLVGYMQDTLNARLMGMQPTGNGRRESFAHLPMPRMTNTYMLAGEHDPEEMIRSVKKGLYAVNFGGGQVDITSGKYVFSATEAYLIEDGKITAPVKGATLIGNGPETMQRVKMIGNDLALDEGVGVCGKDGQSVPVGVGQPSLLIDQLTVGGTRA; encoded by the coding sequence ATGACCCTGCCCATTCGCCTCGCCGAATCCCGCCTGCTGGTGCCTGCCGGCCTGGCGACTTCCCACCTCGACGCGGCCTTCGGCGCATTGCTCGGCCCGGGCATCGACTTCGGCGATCTGTATTTTCAGCACGCGCGGCGCGAGAGCTGGACGGTGGAGGACGGCATCGTGAAGGACGGGGCGCACTCGATCGAGCAGGGCGTCGGCGTGCGTGCGATTTCCGGCGAGAAGACCGGCTTTGCGTATTCGGATGAGATCGACACGGCGGCGCTGATCGAAGCCTCGAAGTCCGCGCGTGCCATCGCACGCGACGGCTCGGCCACGATGCCGCGCGCGCTCGTGCCCGGCAGCGGTCGTGCGTTGTATGCGCCGGAGGATCCGATCGATGCGCTCGGCAACGAAGCGAAGGTCGAAGCGCTGCGCGCGATCGATCGCATGCTGCGCGCCGCCGACCCGCGCGTGCAGCAGGTGATGGTGTCGCTGGCCGGTGGCGTGGACACCGTACTCGTCGCGCGCAGCGACGGCGTGCTCGCCGCCGACGTGCGTCCGCTGGTGCGTTTGAACGTGCAGGTGATCGTCGAACAGAACGGCCGTCGCGAGAGCGGTTACGCAGGCGGCGGCGGGCGTTATTCGTACGCGGAGCTGTTGTCGAACGGGCGCCCGGAACAATTCGCGCGCGAAGCGCTGCGTCAGGCGCTGGTGAACCTGGAAGCCGTCGATGCGCCGGCCGGCGTCATGCCCGTCGTGCTCGGCAGCGGCTGGCCCGGCGTGTTGCTGCACGAAGCGGTGGGCCATGGCCTGGAAGGCGACTTCAACCGCAAGGGCACCTCGACCTATGCCGGCCGCATGGGCCAGCGTGTTGCGTCACCGGGCGTGACCATCGTCGACGACGGCACGCTGCCCGGTCGCCGCGGTTCGCTCAACGTCGACGACGAAGGCACGCCCACCGCGTGCACCACGCTGATCGAAGACGGCGTGCTCGTCGGCTACATGCAGGACACGCTCAACGCACGCCTGATGGGCATGCAGCCCACCGGCAACGGCCGCCGCGAATCCTTCGCGCACCTGCCGATGCCGCGCATGACCAACACCTACATGCTCGCCGGCGAACACGATCCGGAAGAGATGATCCGTTCGGTGAAGAAGGGCCTGTACGCGGTGAACTTCGGCGGAGGCCAGGTCGACATCACCAGCGGCAAGTACGTGTTCTCGGCCACCGAGGCCTACCTCATCGAGGACGGGAAGATCACCGCGCCGGTGAAGGGCGCCACGCTCATCGGCAACGGCCCGGAAACGATGCAGCGCGTGAAGATGATCGGCAACGACCTCGCGCTCGACGAAGGCGTGGGCGTGTGCGGCAAGGACGGGCAAAGCGTGCCGGTCGGCGTGGGCCAGCCTTCACTGCTGATCGACCAGTTGACGGTGGGCGGGACGCGGGCGTGA